The Candidatus Binataceae bacterium genome contains the following window.
CGGTATCTGCATCGGCGATGTATCCATGAAAACCTTAGACCTTTAGATTCACGACTTAGGGTCTATCCGCGGCGATCGCATTCGTTGACCTGCCGTGTAAGTAGCAATGATAGGCGGCTGCAGTAGATGTCCTCTACTGCAGCCGCCTCGCGGAATGTGGGGCGATTTGCGAGACCTCCGACAGCTCCTAGAGTGCGGTTGCAAGTTGGCGACCCGGGGCTCGTGGTACCGCATCTGCTCGGCCACTTCGTACTGATGGCAGCCGATTCGAGGGCAATTTTCACAGATGCCACTTAGTCGCACTCGATATGCGTCGAACCCCTATCCGCCAAGGGTTTCGTGCCTTTTGACGATGAGCGCCAATTGATAACGACCACTCTGAAAAACTACCGATTTGTACACAAATAGGACACAGAAGTGGGCACACTTCTCAGGCTGCTTATGAGCGAACTCGCGAAGGACATCACCAAGTAGGAATAATTCTCGCTGGTCACGCTCCCGTGCTAGTGTCGACCAACTCTTAACTTGGCAGCCCGGACCTCCCGCCGCGCGCCTGCGATTTCAGTGATAAAGCGTTGACCAAGTCTTCATCGGACTCTTATTCAATCGCGCCTCAATGCTCACGTCGGCGACCCTATCTTTGTGGCTTTCTCGCGGTCCGCGCGTGCGCGTCTAGCCGCGCACATTTGCGGTTTTTCAGGGTTCGTCGGTCTTGAGCGGAGCCGCGCAACGGTGAGATAGGCGGTGCTTTGTGAATGGTCGAAATTTGGTGTATATCCGTTGTATATCTCAGTGAGCCTATAGAGAGAGGTCGATCTTGCGCACACGGGTTGCGAAATGGGGTAATAGTCTCGGCGTCAGAATCCCCAAAGCCGCCGCAAAGGAAGTGGGACTTGATGAAGGGGCGAATGTTGAGGTGAGGGTCTCCGGGCGAAATCTCGTCCTCGCACCCGCCCATCGCGAGTATAGCCTGAGCGAGTTGGTGGCCGGCATCACGCCAAAGAACCGCCACGGAGAGACTGACTGGGGCTCGCCGGTCGGTAGCGAGAGCTGGTGAGCCCGGCCCGCTACGTCCCGGACCGTGGCGATATTCTTTGGCTCGCGTTCGATCCGCAGGCTGGGCACGAACAGGCAGGGCGGCGTCCGGCGTTGGTGCTCTCGCCCGCGGCCTATAATCGTCGCGCGAGTCTCGCCCTCGTATGTCCTATTACAAATCAAGCCAAAGGCTACCCGTTCGAGGTCGCCCTGCCCAAAAATTCAGCCGTCTCGGGCGTGGTTTTAGCCGACCATGTAAAGAGCGCCGATTGGGTGGCGCGTCGCGCTCAGTTTGCGAGTAAAGCGCCGATGGAGGTGGTTGCGGACGTGACCGCGAAACTTCGCCCGTTGCTAGGCCTTTAGAGAGCCGAAAATGCCGCGCATATTCACAACCTTGATGCGTCCTTGCTCCCGGCCCTTCCCATGTTCCCGAACGGCACCGTTGGCTTTGTGTTCCAGCGTCCCAGCATCGCCAACAACGATGTGCACGATGTCGGCGGCCTCAAATTCGAGATCGTCAAACCGTTCGAGCACCAGCGGACAATCTCTTGCCGAAAGGTTTGCAGTC
Protein-coding sequences here:
- a CDS encoding AbrB/MazE/SpoVT family DNA-binding domain-containing protein, with amino-acid sequence MRTRVAKWGNSLGVRIPKAAAKEVGLDEGANVEVRVSGRNLVLAPAHREYSLSELVAGITPKNRHGETDWGSPVGSESW